A stretch of the Filimonas lacunae genome encodes the following:
- a CDS encoding RNA polymerase sigma factor — translation MEETDQVIVEHINKGDKHAYEALFQRYWEMLFAIAYRKTGDTQDALDIVQELFIHIWESHETLEISGNVAAYLTTSIKNRVISWYRATSSRAKQKAALLERLQEMSGDHSEQAATEYTAALEEWQLAIDTLPVRMKEIYVLRHQQQLSISEISSALNLRPQSIRNQLSEASDRVRKLLEKHLWLCITLCLGADSWI, via the coding sequence GTGGAAGAAACAGATCAGGTGATCGTTGAACATATCAATAAAGGCGATAAACACGCTTACGAAGCGTTGTTTCAGCGTTACTGGGAAATGTTGTTTGCCATTGCCTACCGTAAAACAGGCGATACACAGGATGCGCTGGATATTGTACAGGAATTGTTTATTCACATCTGGGAAAGCCATGAAACGCTGGAAATCAGCGGCAACGTAGCTGCCTACCTTACCACCAGCATTAAAAACCGTGTTATCAGCTGGTACCGCGCTACCAGCAGCCGCGCCAAACAAAAAGCAGCATTACTGGAACGTTTGCAGGAAATGAGCGGCGATCATTCCGAACAAGCCGCCACAGAATATACTGCTGCGCTGGAAGAATGGCAACTGGCTATTGATACTTTGCCCGTCCGTATGAAAGAAATTTATGTACTCCGCCATCAGCAACAACTTTCTATCTCCGAAATATCATCTGCTTTAAACTTACGTCCCCAATCTATCCGCAACCAGCTATCCGAAGCGTCCGATCGCGTGCGGAAACTGCTGGAAAAGCATCTTTGGCTGTGCATCACCCTTTGCCTGGGCGCAGATAGTTGGATTTAA
- a CDS encoding ABC transporter permease, with protein sequence MLRHYFQIAWRNIRKRKFFSLLNVTGLAIGMVCCLLITLYLHNELSYDQYHTKHDRIYRLVHAYPGADQRSAQAVLTPKDYQVWGCAPAGPALQANFPGIEKVVRFTSPSSWLLQYGEQRIQQDNMVFMDSTAFDVFSWEWLYGNRHTALVAPGSIVLTQSVAKKFFGNTDPVGKTLLADNQENLLVTGVIKDVPPNSQFTFNGLISMTTMRKYRPEIFSNWGYVDFYTYLLLKENAQIASIETKLPAFIRRYTGPDRWYGLTFEKMTDAYLHSVASRQPGATGSLLNIYLFACIAVFIMLIACINFINLSTARSLERAKEVGVRKVLGVRVSSLVWQFLLESVLFTLAAAVIALILARPGIVLMEKLSGKDISYTHFFTPLFFAGMFLFSVVVGMLAGIYPALALVKVKAIAVLKGRYWPIAGGVSLRKVLVVFQFALSVALIAGTLVVYAQLQYLGHRDLGFQKEQMVILDFAGDAKVQQNIESIKRAIAAQPGVTAVTASRAVPGEFLPNAGTEIQAPDGQLVQRLPLIYEIDFDFIPTYHIPLVAGRAYSREHVTDSAEAMIINEATAQLFGYTHPADAVGKQFQQWGRKGVVIGVVKNFHFRSLHQAVEPLTLRYGYPSDLNRISVSIKGDAMQASLAGVKKVWDQMAPQRPFLFHFLDESFREQYQADEHFGQLFTFFSCLAICIACLGLLGLSTYMAQQRVKEIGVRKVLGSSVAGIVLLLSKDFISLVFIAIIIAVPICVWAMNQWLHDFAYRITIGPLVFIEAGLLTLGVAFTTIAWQSVKAAIANPIQSLRHE encoded by the coding sequence ATGCTTCGTCACTATTTTCAAATTGCCTGGCGCAACATCCGGAAACGGAAGTTTTTTAGTTTACTGAATGTTACCGGGCTGGCTATTGGAATGGTGTGTTGCCTGCTGATCACCTTATACCTCCATAACGAACTTTCTTACGATCAATATCATACCAAACACGACCGCATATACCGGCTGGTACATGCCTATCCCGGTGCCGATCAGCGGTCTGCACAGGCAGTGTTAACCCCAAAGGATTACCAGGTGTGGGGCTGCGCACCCGCAGGCCCGGCGCTGCAGGCCAATTTTCCGGGTATTGAAAAAGTGGTACGCTTTACAAGCCCGTCCAGCTGGTTGCTGCAATACGGCGAGCAACGCATTCAGCAGGATAACATGGTGTTTATGGACTCCACCGCATTTGACGTGTTCAGCTGGGAGTGGTTGTATGGCAACAGGCATACGGCGTTGGTAGCACCGGGAAGCATTGTGCTTACGCAGTCTGTAGCCAAAAAGTTTTTTGGTAATACCGATCCTGTTGGTAAAACATTGCTTGCAGATAATCAGGAAAACTTACTGGTTACCGGTGTGATAAAAGATGTTCCCCCTAATTCGCAGTTTACCTTCAACGGACTTATTTCCATGACCACCATGCGGAAATACCGACCGGAGATTTTTAGTAACTGGGGATATGTAGACTTTTACACCTACTTATTGCTGAAAGAAAATGCACAAATAGCATCCATAGAAACAAAGCTTCCTGCTTTTATCAGAAGGTATACCGGGCCTGATAGATGGTATGGGCTCACATTTGAGAAGATGACAGATGCCTATTTGCATTCTGTAGCCAGCAGGCAGCCTGGCGCTACAGGCAGTTTGCTGAATATTTATCTCTTTGCCTGTATTGCTGTTTTTATCATGCTGATTGCCTGTATTAATTTTATAAACCTGTCTACAGCGCGCTCCCTGGAAAGGGCAAAAGAAGTGGGTGTGAGAAAAGTGTTGGGTGTGCGTGTATCCAGCCTGGTGTGGCAATTTTTATTAGAATCTGTTTTGTTTACACTGGCCGCAGCTGTAATAGCGCTGATATTAGCACGGCCGGGCATTGTGTTGATGGAAAAATTATCCGGTAAGGATATCTCGTATACACACTTTTTTACACCATTGTTTTTTGCAGGTATGTTCCTTTTTTCCGTTGTAGTGGGTATGCTGGCAGGGATATACCCGGCGCTGGCATTGGTGAAGGTAAAGGCCATTGCGGTGCTGAAAGGCAGGTATTGGCCTATTGCAGGTGGGGTTTCGCTACGCAAAGTATTAGTGGTGTTTCAGTTTGCATTATCCGTAGCACTGATTGCCGGAACATTAGTGGTATATGCACAGCTGCAATACCTGGGCCATCGCGATCTGGGATTTCAGAAAGAGCAGATGGTGATATTGGATTTTGCAGGGGATGCCAAAGTGCAGCAAAATATTGAATCCATTAAAAGGGCTATAGCTGCACAGCCAGGTGTTACAGCTGTGACGGCATCGCGTGCCGTACCTGGTGAATTTTTGCCCAATGCCGGCACTGAGATACAAGCGCCTGATGGTCAACTGGTGCAAAGGCTTCCGCTTATTTATGAAATAGACTTTGATTTTATTCCTACCTATCATATCCCCCTGGTGGCAGGCAGGGCTTATTCACGTGAGCATGTGACCGATAGTGCAGAAGCCATGATTATAAATGAAGCTACTGCACAGTTGTTTGGATACACCCACCCGGCCGATGCTGTTGGAAAACAGTTTCAGCAATGGGGTAGGAAGGGAGTGGTGATTGGTGTGGTTAAAAACTTTCATTTTCGCTCGCTTCACCAGGCGGTAGAGCCGCTTACCTTACGATATGGCTATCCGTCAGATCTTAATCGTATTTCCGTCTCTATAAAAGGGGATGCTATGCAGGCTTCACTGGCGGGTGTTAAAAAGGTGTGGGATCAGATGGCGCCCCAGCGTCCTTTCCTTTTTCACTTCCTGGACGAGTCGTTTCGCGAACAATACCAGGCAGATGAGCATTTCGGGCAACTGTTTACTTTCTTTTCCTGTCTGGCCATTTGCATTGCCTGTTTGGGACTTCTAGGGCTTTCTACCTATATGGCGCAGCAACGTGTAAAGGAAATTGGTGTAAGAAAAGTATTAGGCTCATCTGTAGCCGGCATAGTGTTGTTGTTATCCAAAGATTTTATCAGCCTGGTGTTCATTGCTATTATTATTGCTGTTCCTATATGTGTGTGGGCCATGAATCAATGGTTGCATGATTTTGCTTATCGCATCACTATAGGGCCGCTGGTGTTTATAGAAGCCGGCTTGCTTACACTGGGTGTGGCCTTTACCACCATAGCATGGCAATCGGTGAAGGCGGCTATTGCTAATCCTATACAATCATTGCGACATGAATAA
- a CDS encoding carboxypeptidase-like regulatory domain-containing protein produces the protein MKTTRILGAACLFAVLACMGCKKSSSPTVEPPLPYTPEPVTATISGRVIDENKLPVSGAVVTAGSVSDTTGVDGLFIINNASVDKNAGFVKVVKDSFYLGAKTIVVRSGKDNNVSIQLIKKTVAGTFAASSGGTVTVPASGGNIQFQAGSVVNAASNAAYTGNVSVSAFFFDPTAEGFDNIIPGTLRGTTTNNIETGLQSFSMMAVELTGDNGEKLQLADGKPATITFAIPADIRSKAPNNIPLWYLDETSGLWKEEGEATRKGDTYVGTVKHFSYWNCDAPFAVIDFSATITDKNGIALKGGKVVFTTSDSTVNYGAGNINDDGFTGGKIPAMAILTMIIYDKCGSQVYRKSVGPFAGATPLGTIVVDATTTAVTISGSVVNCSGGAVADGYVTVELENVFYRTNITNGSFSLLVNRCNNTPVTATVTAYDPASAQSGEAAKVAVSGTSVNAGVITVCGTVYDQYVYYTVNGQNYGITAPPFNMKVTASIYGYGNGVYDTVTELRATSAENEYRYFYLAFRGGAYPGVKAWSGFYPYDNSDTYFVQKGNADVIVTEYGSTGTGYIVGSFTGNVSDSNNNSKVYPISCRFRLKR, from the coding sequence ATGAAAACAACCCGCATTTTGGGTGCAGCCTGTCTTTTCGCTGTACTCGCCTGCATGGGATGCAAAAAGTCGTCGTCCCCAACAGTTGAACCTCCATTACCTTATACTCCGGAACCTGTAACCGCTACTATTTCAGGTCGTGTTATAGATGAAAACAAGTTGCCTGTGAGTGGCGCTGTGGTTACTGCCGGATCGGTATCAGACACCACAGGAGTGGATGGCTTATTTATCATTAACAACGCCAGCGTAGATAAAAACGCTGGGTTTGTGAAAGTGGTAAAAGATAGCTTTTATCTCGGGGCTAAAACAATTGTAGTAAGGTCTGGTAAAGACAATAATGTGTCTATCCAGTTAATTAAAAAAACAGTAGCAGGTACTTTTGCCGCTTCTTCAGGCGGTACCGTTACCGTGCCGGCATCGGGCGGTAATATCCAGTTTCAGGCGGGTAGCGTGGTAAATGCTGCCAGCAATGCGGCTTATACCGGTAACGTATCGGTAAGCGCTTTCTTTTTCGATCCTACTGCAGAAGGATTTGATAACATTATACCCGGAACATTAAGGGGTACTACTACCAACAACATCGAAACAGGTTTGCAGTCTTTTAGCATGATGGCAGTGGAATTAACCGGCGATAACGGTGAGAAACTGCAACTGGCCGACGGAAAACCGGCTACCATTACGTTTGCTATTCCTGCTGATATTCGTAGCAAAGCGCCTAACAATATTCCGTTATGGTACCTGGACGAAACAAGTGGCTTGTGGAAGGAAGAAGGAGAAGCTACGCGGAAGGGAGATACCTATGTAGGTACTGTAAAGCACTTTTCTTACTGGAACTGTGATGCACCATTTGCAGTGATTGACTTTTCTGCTACCATAACAGATAAAAACGGTATTGCCCTGAAAGGGGGTAAAGTGGTGTTTACTACTTCTGACAGTACTGTTAATTATGGCGCCGGAAATATCAATGATGATGGATTTACCGGAGGTAAAATTCCTGCCATGGCTATTTTAACTATGATCATCTATGATAAATGTGGCAGCCAGGTATATAGAAAAAGTGTGGGCCCCTTTGCAGGTGCAACCCCACTGGGTACTATAGTGGTGGATGCCACTACTACTGCGGTAACTATCTCAGGTTCTGTTGTTAATTGTTCCGGTGGCGCTGTAGCTGATGGCTATGTAACCGTAGAACTGGAAAATGTATTTTACCGTACCAATATTACCAATGGAAGCTTTTCCTTGCTGGTAAACCGTTGCAACAACACGCCTGTTACTGCTACAGTTACCGCTTATGATCCTGCGTCTGCTCAAAGTGGCGAAGCTGCTAAGGTGGCTGTTTCGGGTACATCCGTAAATGCAGGGGTGATTACGGTATGTGGCACTGTGTACGACCAGTATGTATATTATACTGTAAACGGACAGAACTACGGCATAACAGCTCCTCCCTTTAACATGAAGGTAACCGCCAGTATATATGGATATGGTAACGGCGTTTATGATACGGTTACCGAATTACGCGCTACCAGCGCTGAAAACGAATACCGTTATTTCTACCTGGCCTTTAGAGGGGGTGCCTATCCTGGTGTAAAAGCATGGAGTGGTTTTTATCCTTATGATAACAGCGACACCTATTTCGTGCAGAAAGGCAATGCAGATGTAATTGTAACAGAATATGGAAGCACGGGCACAGGTTACATTGTAGGTTCTTTTACAGGGAATGTATCTGATTCTAACAATAACAGTAAGGTATATCCTATATCCTGCCGGTTTAGGTTAAAGCGATAA
- a CDS encoding FecR family protein → MTTEQEKRINQLLDKYLAGTSTPEENQLVDEWYNSLAMVEDIRLQQPAFMAAAEQQLRAGLPDLPASISNQRAVIRRLYRWTAAAAAMVAGIVLSWAGYRWYNVHAHRTNMATAMHTHRRELKKLVLPDGSTVWMNEFSTLEWNTDFNKNSRVVKLNGEARFDIAPQAGKPFRVQVGNTVTTVLGTVFNVEGYEQEQSIKVALLSGKVRFEKDSSNNKPVVLTPGSMVTYNRLSGNSLVTSTGSTAVDAWMDGAIVFNEVPVEEALRRLARHFDWTIKWQHPLPVDGTTVTALFRRETPEQILQGIALTNQVKYTLKDKQLTILGTD, encoded by the coding sequence ATGACTACTGAACAGGAAAAAAGAATTAATCAACTGCTGGATAAATATCTCGCCGGCACAAGCACTCCGGAAGAAAACCAACTGGTAGACGAGTGGTACAATAGCCTTGCTATGGTGGAAGATATTCGTCTACAACAACCTGCTTTTATGGCTGCGGCAGAACAGCAGCTGAGAGCGGGCTTGCCCGATCTGCCGGCTTCTATATCTAACCAACGCGCAGTAATACGCCGTTTGTATCGTTGGACGGCAGCCGCTGCGGCTATGGTAGCGGGTATAGTGCTTTCCTGGGCGGGTTACCGTTGGTATAACGTGCATGCGCATCGTACCAACATGGCCACTGCTATGCACACCCATCGCAGAGAGTTGAAAAAGCTGGTGCTGCCCGACGGTTCTACGGTTTGGATGAACGAGTTTTCTACACTGGAATGGAATACCGATTTCAATAAAAACAGTCGCGTGGTAAAGCTCAATGGCGAAGCCCGTTTTGATATTGCACCACAGGCAGGTAAACCTTTTCGCGTGCAGGTGGGTAACACGGTTACTACCGTACTGGGTACCGTTTTCAACGTAGAAGGATATGAGCAGGAGCAATCTATTAAAGTAGCCCTGTTATCCGGTAAAGTACGTTTTGAAAAAGACAGCAGTAACAACAAACCAGTGGTATTAACACCAGGCAGCATGGTCACCTACAACAGGCTTTCAGGCAACAGCCTGGTAACCTCTACGGGAAGTACCGCAGTAGACGCCTGGATGGATGGCGCCATTGTATTCAATGAAGTACCTGTAGAAGAAGCCTTGCGAAGACTGGCGCGTCACTTTGACTGGACGATAAAATGGCAACATCCGTTACCGGTGGATGGCACTACGGTTACCGCACTTTTCCGCCGCGAAACGCCGGAGCAGATATTACAAGGTATAGCCCTTACCAACCAGGTAAAGTATACATTAAAAGACAAGCAACTCACTATACTCGGAACTGACTAA
- a CDS encoding GNAT family N-acetyltransferase, with the protein MSNIIIKRVTLHDIEALQQIGRQTFAETFAPFNSAENMATYLEEGFAYDKLAAELQKENSEFYFAMLDNAVIGYLKLNTGDTQTELKEQGALEIERIYVQQEFHGKRVGQLLYDKAIAVAIEKQVQYVWLGVWEKNSRAIRFYQKNGFVAFDKHLFQLGNDVQTDFMMRKRLDGSLEIQPLLENENVILYPLRESDFDSLYAVASDPKVWEQHPNKNRWQLEVFRTFFDGAIQSKGAFKIVDKTTGKAIGCTRFYDYNPQEKSIFIGYTFYGTISWGKGINQQVKALMLEYIFPFVNQVFLHVGAHNIRSQIAVGRTGAKKIGEQAVAYFGETSLLNFVYVIEKESWRM; encoded by the coding sequence ATGAGCAACATCATTATAAAAAGGGTAACACTCCACGATATAGAAGCATTGCAGCAAATAGGCCGGCAAACCTTTGCCGAAACTTTTGCACCTTTCAATAGTGCAGAGAACATGGCTACATACCTGGAAGAAGGTTTTGCCTATGATAAACTAGCGGCTGAACTACAAAAGGAAAACTCGGAGTTTTATTTTGCGATGCTGGATAATGCTGTTATCGGGTATCTGAAACTGAATACCGGTGATACTCAAACAGAGCTAAAGGAGCAGGGAGCGCTTGAAATAGAACGTATTTATGTGCAGCAGGAATTTCACGGTAAGAGGGTGGGGCAATTGCTGTATGATAAAGCGATAGCGGTAGCCATCGAAAAACAGGTGCAGTATGTGTGGCTGGGTGTTTGGGAAAAGAATAGCAGGGCCATCCGCTTTTATCAGAAGAATGGTTTTGTTGCTTTTGATAAACATCTGTTTCAACTGGGCAACGATGTACAAACGGACTTTATGATGCGGAAAAGGTTGGATGGAAGTTTGGAAATACAACCTTTGTTAGAGAATGAAAATGTGATACTGTATCCATTACGGGAAAGTGACTTTGATAGTTTGTATGCAGTGGCTTCCGATCCGAAAGTGTGGGAACAGCATCCTAACAAAAACCGCTGGCAGCTGGAGGTGTTCCGTACTTTTTTTGATGGCGCCATACAAAGTAAGGGAGCGTTTAAAATAGTGGATAAAACCACAGGAAAAGCAATAGGATGCACCCGCTTTTACGATTATAACCCACAGGAGAAAAGCATATTCATTGGCTACACATTTTATGGTACCATCAGCTGGGGCAAAGGCATTAATCAGCAGGTAAAAGCCCTGATGCTGGAATATATATTCCCGTTTGTAAATCAGGTATTCCTCCATGTAGGTGCCCATAATATCCGCTCACAAATAGCGGTTGGCCGTACAGGAGCCAAAAAAATAGGGGAGCAGGCAGTCGCTTATTTTGGAGAAACTTCCCTGTTAAACTTTGTGTATGTGATAGAAAAGGAAAGCTGGAGAATGTGA